One window from the genome of Diceros bicornis minor isolate mBicDic1 chromosome 1, mDicBic1.mat.cur, whole genome shotgun sequence encodes:
- the LOC131413792 gene encoding proline-rich protein HaeIII subfamily 1-like, translating to MEPSAKGSTHWAGKRVPGPPLRERKARIGVPGLQPALPLWIPGTTGRTFFPLGPGLGNRSGRSGAGSPPERPGLSPRLRLRRSPPPRPAVRAPGAAETTVPEAPARPGDPRRTREAPPPPPPRGGRSDRLPGPGPPPLLPGIPCRQHPPGLRRTLPSEAGPRPPAAPAPPRALRRGTPGPTPPPGRPPQRDGGGMVTGQRREAGSRAGRRGGRPPSPPPPRCPLPAC from the exons ATGGAACCTAGTGCCAAGGGAAGCACCCACTG GGCAGGTAAACGTGTGCCGGGGCCTCCTCTCCGGGAGAGGAAGGCGAGGATAGGGGTCCCGGGACTCCAGCCTGCCCTGCCCCTCTGGATTCCCGGGACCACCGGGCGGACGTTCTTCCCGCTCGGGCCCGGCCTGGGGAACCGCTCCGGGCGCTCCGGGGCCGGTTCTCCGCCCGAGAGGCCGGGCCTCTCACCCCGACTCCGACTTCGCCGCTCCCCGCCTCCCCGGCCGGCCGTGCGCGCTCCCGGCGCCGCGGAGACAACCGTTCCGGAGGCTCCCGCGCGGCCCGGGGACCCTCGCAGGACCCGggaggcgccgccgccgccgccgccgcggggcGGGCGCAGTGACCGGCTCCCAGGCCCCGGGCCTCCGCCCCTCCTCCCGGGGATCCCCTGTCGCCAACACCCGCCCGGGCTCCGCAGGACCCTCCCCTCGGAGGCCGGGCCTCGtccgcccgccgcccccgccccgccccgcgctcTGCGCCGGGGGACCCCGGGCCCGACCCCTCCCCCTGGACGCCCGCCCCAGCGGGACGGAGGCGGGATGGTGACTGGGCAGCGGCGCGAGGCCGGGTCGCGGGCAGGCAGGCGCGGCGGCCGCCCTCCTTCTCCGCCCCCGCCCCGCTGCCCCCTCCCGGCGTGCTAG